From a single Deltaproteobacteria bacterium genomic region:
- a CDS encoding TIGR00159 family protein — protein MLNFTLGHLQITWRDIVDVLLVGYIFFRIILLIKGTRAVSVIYGLLLIIIAYFAAGQLGLYTLNWLLGNFLGSIFLVVIILFRRDIRKALAVMGATTIFKKESVQSGVLDELVLSLVQMAKNKTGALIIIERNIPLADVVSGGIELRAAFSKDLLLTIFHPDTPLHDGAVIIRDNRIDAAACILPLAVGLKHEASLGTRHRAALGVTEETDAVALVVSEERGSISLAVGGRMTSSLNEVRLKKVLTAALRK, from the coding sequence GTGCTGAATTTTACGTTGGGCCATTTGCAGATCACGTGGCGGGACATTGTGGATGTGCTCCTCGTGGGGTATATTTTTTTCCGCATCATCCTGCTCATCAAGGGCACTCGCGCCGTTTCCGTCATCTACGGGTTGCTTTTGATCATTATCGCGTATTTCGCGGCCGGACAGCTTGGACTCTACACGCTCAATTGGTTGCTCGGAAATTTTCTGGGGTCGATTTTTCTGGTGGTCATCATTTTGTTCCGGCGGGATATCCGGAAAGCCCTGGCGGTCATGGGCGCGACCACGATTTTCAAGAAGGAGTCGGTCCAGTCCGGCGTGCTGGATGAATTGGTTTTGTCCTTGGTGCAGATGGCCAAGAACAAAACTGGTGCGCTGATCATCATCGAACGCAACATTCCCCTCGCGGACGTGGTTTCCGGGGGGATCGAGCTGCGGGCGGCCTTCAGCAAGGATCTACTTTTGACCATCTTTCATCCGGACACTCCGTTACATGACGGCGCGGTGATCATCCGCGACAACCGAATCGACGCCGCAGCCTGTATTTTGCCGCTGGCGGTGGGGCTCAAACACGAGGCGTCTCTGGGAACCCGGCACCGCGCGGCCTTGGGCGTCACGGAAGAAACCGATGCCGTGGCCTTGGTTGTTTCCGAGGAACGGGGAAGTATTTCCTTGGCCGTGGGAGGTCGCATGACCAGCAGCCTGAACGAAGTTCGTCTCAAAAAAGTTCTTACCGCCGCGCTGAGAAAATGA
- the folP gene encoding dihydropteroate synthase, which produces MFQERGELVSWGLCRGRTLGPAPFFVVGIVNVTPDSFYDGGLSARAEDAVAAGLRLLEQGADMIDVGGESTRPFAAPVSVEEEIARVLPVVRGTLAVRPDAVVSVDTTKALAAKACLEAGALVVNDVSALDADPDLLGVVLDFQPGYVLMHNQGSPRTMQVEPKYGNVVDEIQRFFEIRMTRLVQAGLGEERIVLDPGIGFGKTLEHNLEILRNITVFQKFGRPVYMGLSNKSLWRGLLGREGRERNAATLAATVTLYAQGIRIHRVHEVRETRDALVVARTLMTGQGEPGC; this is translated from the coding sequence ATGTTCCAGGAGCGAGGTGAATTGGTCTCCTGGGGATTGTGCAGGGGGAGGACCTTGGGTCCGGCCCCCTTTTTTGTTGTGGGCATCGTGAATGTCACGCCCGATTCCTTTTATGATGGCGGTCTCTCGGCTCGGGCCGAGGACGCAGTGGCCGCAGGGTTGCGTTTGCTGGAGCAGGGCGCGGACATGATCGACGTGGGCGGAGAAAGTACCAGGCCGTTTGCCGCTCCGGTTTCGGTCGAGGAGGAAATAGCCCGCGTGTTGCCCGTGGTACGGGGAACTCTGGCTGTCAGACCGGATGCGGTCGTGTCGGTGGATACGACCAAGGCCCTGGCGGCCAAGGCCTGCCTTGAAGCGGGAGCCCTTGTCGTCAACGATGTTTCGGCGTTGGATGCCGACCCGGATTTGCTCGGCGTGGTGCTGGATTTTCAGCCTGGCTATGTGCTTATGCACAACCAGGGTTCACCCCGCACCATGCAGGTCGAGCCCAAATATGGCAACGTGGTTGACGAAATTCAGCGATTTTTCGAGATCCGGATGACTCGTTTGGTCCAGGCCGGGCTGGGCGAGGAGCGTATCGTGCTTGATCCTGGTATCGGTTTTGGCAAGACCTTGGAACATAATCTGGAAATTTTGCGCAATATCACCGTTTTTCAGAAATTTGGGCGGCCAGTGTACATGGGCCTTTCCAACAAATCCTTGTGGAGAGGGCTGCTCGGCCGGGAAGGTCGGGAGCGCAATGCGGCCACGCTGGCTGCGACCGTGACGCTGTATGCCCAGGGGATACGTATCCACCGAGTGCACGAGGTGCGTGAGACGCGCGATGCCTTGGTCGTGGCGAGGACCTTGATGACAGGACAGGGAGAGCCGGGGTGCTGA